In Streptomyces venezuelae, the sequence CCGCAGGGGGTGGGGGTGGGACCCTGCTCACAGTTCAGGCACCGGGCGAGGATGCGCGCGCTGGTGGTCTTGCCGCAGCCGCGCGGCCCGCTGAACAGGTACGCGTGATTGACCCGGTTGTTCCGCAGGGCCTGCATCAGCGGGGCAGTGACATGCTCCTGCCCGATGACCTCGGCGAACGACTCGGGGCGGTAGCGGCGGTACAGCGCAAGGGACGACACGTATACGAGGTTATCCGGGCCCACCGACATCAGCGGTCCGCCGGAGCCCCTGGAGGGCGTCCCGGGCGGCGCCCGGAACGCAAAGCGCCCCCCACGCACCCGCCAGAGCCCACTTACCCTTGCTGCCTTCCGGCCCTGGGGGAGTTGGGTGAGATAGCGCCACGTGAGGGGCTGGCCCCACCCTAGCGGATGGAAGGCCCCGGAATCGAGCCGGACCCCGACCCGCGCTCCGCCCGACGATCACGTTCGCGAGCACCCCTCAACGTCTTGTATTGTTTGCGGCGGAGGATTCGCCTAGTGGCCTAGGGCGCACGCTTGGAAAGCGTGTTGGGGGCAACCCCTCACGAGTTCGAATCTCGTATCCTCCGCCAGTGCCTCACCGGGCACTTGAAGGCCCCGACCGGGAAACCGGCCGGGGCCTTCTGCGTTCCTGGTGCGGGAGCCACAGGGGGCCGACCCGCTCCCGAAGCCCCGCGACCCCACAGACGACGCGGCGGTCCGTGGGGGGCAGGTGTGGGCTCCGCCCGCCGCATCACGTGCCGTCCGTCCAGTACCGCTGAAGACGGGCCACGGCATCCTCCTTGGCCAGCTCGGAGACGGCCGCCTCCGAGAGACCGACCCGGTGGATCAGCAGAGAGACCAGATCCGCCGGCAGTGACTCCTTCGGCGCGGGCGGTGCTCCCCGATCGGGGCGCCTGCCGTCGATCACGCAGCCCCAGAACTCATTTTCGGTGCCATCCGACTGATCGCGAAGGATGTGGCTCCACATCGCGGCACGGCTCACGTCGCCGTCAACCTATGCCGAAGTGCCGGGAGACCTCCTCGATCGTGAAGTGGGCGCGGAGCTTGCAGGCGGAGTTCTGGTTGGCGAAGAAGCCTGTCCGCCACAACGCCTTCTCGCGTGGCACGGCCTGCTCCCAGTCAACGGGAACGACCCATTCGCGACGATCCTCCCCGCCAGTCTCCTCTGCCGCCCCGCCGTGCGGTCGGTAGCTTCCTCTGAGTGAAAGGTCGGCCATCCGTCGACTCTCGCCGGCAACGGTGAGTACGGCGTCCTGGAAGGGCTTGGGCTCGCCGGAGACCGTGCCCACACCCACGTACCCCACCTTGGGAATGTGGGTGAATATCCGCGCCCCTGAGGGCAGGGAACGGAGCGTTCGGGAGAACCAGTCCCCGCCGCCGGCCGACACGAAGCCGTACCGAAGCGCGTCATCCCAGCTCCGCCCGCCGGGCTCATCACCGAAGGAGACGTACCAGTCCGTGCCGTTCCATGGCTCCTGCTTCCCGCGTCCCTTCGTTCCCGCCACCGGCGCCACCGCCTCGGCCTCGTCCATCAGCCAGGTGCGCGCCAGATAGGAGCGCCCCTCGTCCTCGAAGTAACGGAAGAACAGCACGTTGACGGGAACCCGGTAGCCGGACGCCAGGTAGGTGACGATCCGCTCGGTCGCCGCGTCGATCTCACTCGCGACCACTGTGAGGGTGTGGCTGCTGTTCAGCACCTCCGGCGGGCTGCCGCCGAATCGCAGCGCGAATGCCTCGTCCAGCTCCTCCACCAGCCCGCGGCTCCGGGCGTACCTCGTGTAGATATCGCGCACTTGCTCGTTGGCGAGCTCCTGGACCCACGAGCCGTAGTCGAGAACCTGTGCGACTACCTCCCGCGGAGTGCGGTCCCGTTTGAGCTCCAGAACATGCAGGCCCCCCTCGGAGTCCATGCCGAGCAAGTCGACGTACTTGCCGTGGTCCGTCTGCACCTGCCGACCGATCAGCAGGAGCGGCCTCCCCAACATTTCCGGATCGGCCTCTATGAGCTCCTCCAGCCTCGACTCCATAGGCATCGGCCGCGTGGCGACCCGCACCGGCCGGTCGTCCACCCGCCACAACCCGAATTCCAGCGGCATCACGCGCTCCCCCACACAGTCCGATACGCCCGAACGAGTCAAGCAGATCAGATCCTTGAGACAACGAGGCCCTGAATCGACGCGAAAGGGAGACGGCAACGGCCAGCCGGTCGGACCATGGCTGCAGTTCCGGTTGCATTCATATGCATCCAATTCGAACGCTTCGGGTAACTGGGTCCCACTTGCGCGGCCTCGCTGATGCCGGCGCCCACCAGCGGGGAGTCCTGCCCCGTACGGCATCTGCGGATCACATGGCTACGACATCCTTGAAAGCCCGCGGCGGGTCTCCCGGCTGCCGTGCTCCGATTCTCGCGAGGTGCCCGGCATGAAGTCCCGATCGACGATGGCGACTTGGCTGGGCGGCCTCGACGGCTCTCGCCTGGCACGCGTGCTTGAGACGCGGAGGGACGCGGCGGCCGCTCCGGAGCCGCGCTCGGTGGGGGAACTGGCCGACCGCCTTCAGCGCCCGGGGTCGGTGGCGCTCGCCCTGCCGCGGCTCGCGCTGCCACACCTCCAGGTTGCCGAAGCGCTGGCGGCACTGCGCGCGCCCGCTTCGCGCGATGCCCTGGCGGAGCTGCTGGAAGCGGCGGATGGCGAAGCCGCCCGCGAGCTGGACGCCGCACTGGAGGCTCTGGCCGATCAGGCCCTGGTCTGGCCTGACGGCGCGGGGAAGCTCCACACGGCCGGACCGCTGCGGCAGGCATGGGACGCCCCCCTGGGCCTGGATGCCCCGCTGGAGGAACTGCTTTCCGGCACGACATCCGACGAGCTGCGCGGCACGCTGGCCGCACTGGGCGTCAAACCGCCGGGCAGCAAGGCGCAGCGGCTGGCCGCGCTGGTGGAACACCACAGCGACCCGGGGCGGATCCTCTCCATGGTCGCCAAGGCCCCCGCGGCGACCCGGAAGCTGCTGGAAGACCGAGCGGGTGCCGGGCCCACGAAGCCGACGCGGTTCATCATGTTCGGGAGTCCGGGCCCCGATCCCGAACCGGGCGCTCGATGGGCACTGGAACGGGGGTTCCTGATCCAGGACCGTCACCGCTACGGTCCGGCCCGCATGCCCGCCGAAGTGGCGGTCGCGCTGCGCGGGCCCGGCTGGCACGCCCCGTTCCAGCCTGTTCCGCCTCCCGTGGGACTGGCACCCGCTACCCCCAGGGAGGTCGACCACGAGGCGTCGGCCGCCGCCTCGGCGTTCGCCTCCGGTGCCGCCTCGGTCCTGTCGGCCTGCTCGACGACCGCGCCGGCCCGGCTGAAGTCCGGCGGGATCGGTGCGCGTGAACTGGCACGGATCGGCAAGGCC encodes:
- a CDS encoding endonuclease NucS domain-containing protein, which produces MPLEFGLWRVDDRPVRVATRPMPMESRLEELIEADPEMLGRPLLLIGRQVQTDHGKYVDLLGMDSEGGLHVLELKRDRTPREVVAQVLDYGSWVQELANEQVRDIYTRYARSRGLVEELDEAFALRFGGSPPEVLNSSHTLTVVASEIDAATERIVTYLASGYRVPVNVLFFRYFEDEGRSYLARTWLMDEAEAVAPVAGTKGRGKQEPWNGTDWYVSFGDEPGGRSWDDALRYGFVSAGGGDWFSRTLRSLPSGARIFTHIPKVGYVGVGTVSGEPKPFQDAVLTVAGESRRMADLSLRGSYRPHGGAAEETGGEDRREWVVPVDWEQAVPREKALWRTGFFANQNSACKLRAHFTIEEVSRHFGIG